Sequence from the Suncus etruscus isolate mSunEtr1 chromosome 1, mSunEtr1.pri.cur, whole genome shotgun sequence genome:
GTTGTCAGTGATCACAAAGGAAGAAaccctaggggctggagtgatagcacagtcggtagggcatttgctttgcacatgccctACCCAGTACCAACCAGAATTCactacccagcatcccatatggtcacctgagcctgccaggagtgatttctgagcacagagtcaagagtaggcCCTGAAAGCGGCTGGATATAcctccccacacacaaaaaaagaaagaaaccctaaaattaaacttaaaattagaGGAACTAGAGACAACATACTGTAGGAATGGCATTGGCTTTGTACACAACCAACCTAGGATCAATACCCAGTATCTCAAATGGTCCTCCATAACCTACCACTAGTGATCCATGAGTACAGAACTAGCAACAATCCTTTAACACCACTGTGTCCCCCAGCTAATAATGATGAttatgatgataatgataataataaacttgaaaatatagatagaaagaagtttttaaattattatcaaaCCATCTTGTGGTATGTACTTTTATTCTCTTAAagtaaaagtagaaataatttcTATGTATGACTTTGGGTAGATCACATACCTGAGGAAAGAATTGTCTGCTAACTAAGGATAACAGGTTTTCAGGCTCTAGGCtcaaactaaatttttatttctttttctatttttggcggggttttttttcccctgtctGCTTGTTTGTTTAAGAAGGGCTGACCAGCTTGCTAATGAGAGAACAGTGGGTTGTTTTTTCTGTCTGCTTGTTTGTTTAAAAAGGACTGACCAGCTTGCTAATGAGTGAACAGTTTTAATTTAGTTAactgaagaaaagaaacacaggaGGCGAAAATAACAATATTTCCTACTTTACTCATTGGATCAACTTCCAGAGTTGGCTTTGAATGTCAATTTCTTAGCTAACATACCTAGATTCAAatgggattttctttttcttttcttttctttttctttttttttggggggggggtacacttggcagcggtcaggggttactcttggctctaagctcagaaatagttcctggcaggctcgggggaccatgtgggattcagggattcgaaccagtgactttctgcatgcaagacaaacgtttttacctccatgctatctctctggccccttatttttctttttgttctagccattatgatttataattttacaataatGTTGGTGGTAGGGTTTTATTCATAGTACATTCAAACACCAGATCCTCTACCTTAAGTCCCTGCACCATTGTCTCAGGATCTAATCTCCCCTACAGCTCAGCATTACCACTCCACTCCTCATGCCCCATTGTCCTTATCAGCTCCATTCTATAGATCAGTTCTTAAAGTCTGTCTCAAgtgatttttaattatctttatgtcTTATCTTCTCAAGGTAGCCTATTCTGATTTTTATtaactcacttctttttttaattaatatatttatttaagaatcttgattataaacatgattgtagttgggttacagtcatgtaaagaacactccccttccttcaccagtgcaacattcccatcaccaatgtcccaaatctccctcctccccaccccaccctagcctgtactctagataggctttctacttctctcattcattcacattgttatgatagttctcaatgtagttatttctctaactgcactcattactctttgtggtgagtttcatgctGTGAGCTAGACCTACCagtcttcctctcttttgtctctgagaattattgcaagaatgtcttctatttttcttaaaacccatagatgagtgagattattccactttcatctctctccctctgacttatttcactcagcataatacattccatgtccatccatgtataggaaaatttcatgacttcctctctcctgatggctgcataatattccattgtgtgtatgtaccacagtttctttagccactcatatgttgaagggcatcttggttgtttctagagtctggctattgtaaatagtactgcgatgaatataggtgtgaggaaggaattttatattgtatttttgtgttcctaaggtatatccctaggagtggtatagctggatcatatgggagctcaatttccaatttttggaggaatctccatatcactttccataaagattggactagatggcattcccaccagcagttaataagagttccttcctctccacatccccgccagcattgattgttctcattttttgtgatgtgctccaatctctgtggcgtgagatagtacctcatagttgttttattaACTCACTTCTTATATTCATTGTTTATTGTCTGCCCTCCTCCCATAGAactaagataagataagataaggaACGTTTTCTTTTCTGACAGAGCCTAAGCATTAGAACAGAAGTTGACAACTTATGAATGCTAAAAGACCTgtgtggttggttggttgatttagGAGCCACTCCTAGCGTTGCGGGGATTTAGTAGTAATTACTtccagttcagtgctcaggggttactcccaataATATTTAGGTGATCATTACagcaggaattaaactcagggtTACTGCATGTTAATCATGCATGTCAGTCCTTTTAGTTTTTAATGGCTACtagaattttatgtataaatctTTGAAAGAGTATGTGctaaaatttttgtgttttaattctttttttttttttttttgatttttttaggtcacatctggcaacgctcagggattactcctggctctacgctcagaaatcgcttctggcaggctctggtgatcatatgggatgccgggattcgaaccactgtccttctgaaagcaaggcaaatgccttacctccatgctatctctctggccctctgtttTAATTCTTAAACTCAATGCCATATAAAATGCAATGAcatgttatttaatttaatgccaaataaaattcaacaacTTAGTGGGAAATAGCCCAAAGGACTATAGTGCTGGCAAGTACCCTGAGCATCATGTGAGTGATAAggactactgggtgtgactccaaaataaacaaaactttttataGGTTATGTAATTGTAAAGTGGTATTCTTAGAACCATAAATACCTATCAAAATTAGATATTCTTGTATACCAATAGAAAATGCAGGGTCTGAATATAGTGAGTAgagtatatatgtattatatgtagcTTTGGTTTGACCCTCAAAACCCCATTTGATagcccaagtcctgccaggagtgtagagtcaggaataagtcctgatctcagctgatgtgtcccaaaaaaatgaaaaaaaaatatggaaggaaggaaggaaggaaggaaggaaggaaggaaggaaggaaggaaggaaggaaggaaggaaggaaggaaggaaggaaggaagaaggaaggaaggaaattgttTTGAAATTATAGAATTTTCATATTGGATGATGTGAAAGCTGTTTTTGTATGTGTTCCCTTTAGCCTAAACTGCTAAGAGCCTAAATTTTGAGTTGTATCTAaattatgttcatattttctaattattcccaataatggaaaaaattttcCAGGACTGTTACCTGAACTTACATTTGATGGCTTTCAAGAGTTGGgggtgtctttattttctttccataaaaCCTATTCATTTCTAAAATAGTTAATGTGATTCACTAAGTCCTCACAAGTTCTTTCAACAAATTGTCCTTATaagttgttttgtgtttgtttgctttttctttttttttttttttcttttctgagagcTAAGAGAAGCATAGAAGTTTACCTCTGACCCTGGAGGATCCTCAGGATTATAGTGCAGCAGCTTCAAGCCATTAGGGTGGCATCCTGCCAAAATGTCTCCTGTGTCTGGATCAACAGTTAAATTATCCACCAAAGTACCCAAGTGTATTACCTATGGACAAAGATAAAATAGTAGGAACACTGTTTTAATTGCCTTCCCTCACCTTACTCTATCTTCTCCTTCTGACCACTGGAGACAAGAACTAATCTTGCATTTCCAAAGATCTTTGTGGAACTTTTAAGAAGTTCTTCTAAAAcagtcttgtttgttttattcaagGAAACATATTCCTAGATAAAGTGTGGGAACTAATCTAAAAGACAACGactggccagagtgatatagcacagctgtagggcatttgtcttgaatatgGCTGCCTGACCCAGAACTAACCTTGGTTACActttgatgtcccatatggtcctccaagccaggagtgatttctgagtgcaaagccaggagtaacccttgagccttacctggtgtggccccaaaactaaataaaataaaataataaaagacgaCTAAGGTGTGTAAATAAGACTAGGTATGTTTACCTTTAGTTGAGTTAaatccccattttcatttctttttaatacgTGAAGATTATGAACCAATACATCAGCCACATATATATACCTTTGAAGTAAAACAAATATGTTttgtaaacaaaagcaaaaaaagataatacaacCTCTATCCTGGAGAAGAGACAAACAAATTCTCAATAGTTCAAAGTACAATGGCAATGTtgttttaaaacacaaaaataaaaaaatctgagtggtatttttaatattgtttgaTTCATATATGCATTGAATATAAGATAAGATTAGAAAGTAATAAAACTGGTGTTTCTGAGTGATATATAGGATCAGTTTCATTACTTGGATTtctcatttattctttaaattgaATGGGGTCAAACGAACCTCTTATAAAGCCAAAAGACTATTATTTCTAAGAACTAGTGCTTGAAAAAACTGATAATCATGAAATTCAGTCACaatcttttttgtgtttgtttgttcttgtttttgagtcattcctggcagtgctcctggcaggcttggggaccatatgggatgccggattcaaaccaccatcctctgcatgcaaggcaaatgccctacctccatgctatcaatTTTATAGAGAAAGAACACTTAGAATATTTTCCCACAGGGATCATCTAAAATTATCATCTCCAATTAACATATTGATAttcatagtatttttctttttaacaagatatttccattttaaaactCTCTTAAAAGTTTTTCTCATAATGCTATACTTTGTCTATTACCTTTTCCTCATGGAAAAGTCTGGAATAAGTCAGAAACACACCTTTAAAACAATAAATCTAAGTTGCACTTTCCTCTTTGATAAGAACTTTCAaacatggggctgaagagatagctcagcggtgtttgctttgcaagcagccgatccaggaccaaaggtggttggttcgaatcccggtgtcccatatggtcccccgtgcctgccaggagctatttctgagtagatagctaggagtaaccctaagcacctccgagtgtagcccccaaacaaaaacaaaacaaaaaagaagaacttTCAAACAACTGAACTTAGCATAAAAAGTTAAAGACCTTGTAACCTCATAAGGAATTAGAAGCAGTACACATTTCTAATGTTTATTTAGTGTAATTTTAGAATCATGTAATAATTTAGAATAACGACCGTATAGTTTTGACTCAACCTCATCTCAGTGGTGGAATCTGAATTGCAAAAAAATGTATGGATGCTTAAAATTACACacctaagggccagagtgatagtacagtggatacgatatttgtcttgcacacagcagaactGGTtgatcccatataatcccccaagcacctccagtaTGAGCTCAgagcctcagagccaggagtaaaggtgAGCTaaactgaatgtggcccaacccACACCCAAAATTTAGTGTGAAATTTGGCTATACTTGATCCTTAGTATATAATCCTTAAAAAGTAATAATTCGTTTTAATAGGAAAGATCCACCGAAATATCAAGAAAGTAGGGTGAGAAAAGTACAAAAAGCACTTACTTTTTGTCTAATGAGACTGTGATACCATTGGCAGAACCAAATCCTTTTGCCACCACTTTGACCTCTCTTGGACTATAGTAAAGCACATAAGTCCACCGTAAATCCAAGATCATCTCAATTGTTGACAAGAAGTTGGTAAAATAGTGGTCTCTGGTTGCATAAAAGTGTTCTGGTTTGAGAACCACAATGTCATTTACACTaaaatgtgagagagagaaaaagaaagaaaaaaacttgaaatATTCAAACCTTATTGCTGTCAAAATTAGTAAACCTCTAAGTCCTGAATATGTTGATCAAATATGAACTTGTATGGATTAAAGGGTCCCATAGAAAATACATAGTTTTTTAATTATCctgattatttttcctttagccatttgttatttcctttcttaCAAGCAGaagtcattaaaattataaaaatatagaaataaactaCAAAATTCATATTTGGTGTCTATTTTTGGTCATTGCCAAATGAAAACaagtctcaattttttttctccagaccCCACAAGTCTCAAAATTTTTATCTGTTACTTGTAAATAATGGTTATCAATAGTTGTTAGGTTACACATTATTTTACCTAAAAGATCATCCCGGGTTCCTTTGTGTGTTTGCTTACAACTTGGATTACCTCAAAACAGATTGTCTTCCTTGTAAAtttgggtgggactggctcaaaatagtctgagctatctgtctttactgccccacccagaggtgttctctgtactcaataaaaaaggcAGTTCAGGCAAGCAGTTGGGTTTTCCATATTatgtagaagactgccagactacaggTGTTTTTCCCTCAAACTGGTTTGATGTTTCACCCTCTGCctaatttggtttatttcatgcatgaccttGATTCAGACTTATTCACCGGGGATTGGAGATACGGCATGTGGGGTGATATTACAAATAGTGGTAGAGCTATAGTTCTTTTTCTCCTACATCAAACTTCAAACTTGTCCATAACTTTGATTTTACGCATAGCCATATGCTTTGctttaatcaataaattaaagaGACGTGTgtgtttatcaaaaacttctatactttctgcacacctatattcatttcagaactatttataatagccagaatctggaaacaacccaacaacagatgagtggctaaagaaactgtggtacatacacataatggaatactatgaagccatcaaaaagtcatgaaattttcttatacatagatgaatatggaaactattatgctgagtgaaataagtcagaggagagagagatagatacagaatagtcttactcatctgtggaaaataataagaaataaaaataataaaaataaaagatggtatgtcaataatacccagagacaatagagatgagggctggaaggactggcccaagttatgaagcttaccataaagagtggtgagctcagttagagaacactaacaactatcatgacaatggtagtgagtgagataagtagaatgcttATCTTGAATATAGGAATATAGGGAATGGGAGAGGATGGAGATTGagggcatcggtggtgggaaggttgctctaatgaaagagggtgttcttttgtataactgaaacccaacaataaacatgtttgtaatcatggtgcttaaataaagatatcattattttttttaaaaagggaagtGTGTGACTTCAATAAGACTAATAGTTTATGGTCCACCACACTTCTTTGACTCTTTCACAGTACCCAGCAAAATTTCTGCTCATAGAGTATAGTCCTCCTAGAGTCTTGTAGGACTCAGAGTCCTACATGTCCTTTGACAAAAGGAAAATTTGTAGTATTGAGCATATAAAGATGTTAGTAATTCTCTTTTCTGGAATAGTGCTTAACTCATCCTGACCTTATTTCCACAGAACACAGGTGGTTTTATGcactattctttttaatttatatcctTCAGTACCATCAAAATGAGGCAAGTTTATACTCTTATCatcaataaaaagtaataaacagTTTCCACTTCGTAAAATAGATCACTTTAAAAATGTGTTATAATGTATTGCTAGAGgcccagagatagtatagcagttaggtaTGCACCAACTTGGGTTCATGCCCCAGCACCGCATGCTCACTTTATCATCACTGAGTGTATTTCTGGAGTGCCTCGCACATCTCTAATGTGAGCTGAATTATTTTTGGCATTTCAGGGCTTAAAAAGTATCACACGATGGAAGCTTAGATTGACCCAGTGACCCAGTTGTCCAAGAAGAATCAgggattcctgagtaccacttgggtgTCACCtccaaaagtttttattttcagattaaaTTTAAGGAAAAACAAATTCATACCTCAGGAGATAATATGAGGTTCTGATGTATAATGACTTTCTTAAGgtcagttttgtgtgtgtgtgtgtgtgtgtgtgtgtgtgtatgtgtgtgtgtgttagccaATGTTTAAACTCAACTCTCATGCATTTAGGAATGTACTTTGCTGTTGAGCTACATCTTGAAGCATTTCTTTATCTCAAAACCCTGACACCATAGGTGAAGTTTCCTCATACTTTGTTTCCATCTCTGTTCTGTCCCATAAAATACTTAGTAAAGGTGCGTATGTCCTCTAAGATATGTAGATATGTCCTCTTTCACCTTCACCTGCCCTGTTCTAGAAGTTATTTAACCACTTCCTCATAGAATTTGACCCACAATTGCAGCATAACAGTTCTTGATGTCCCATTTATTATGAACTTCTTGGATCCTCATTGGTATCCAAACACAGGATATCACTAGACTTACTTAGACATGCACAACCAGAAATTTGCTGGAAGCCATGCCCTTTGACAGAAATTTTAGAAGTTTTGGAAGTCAGATGGAAGCTGGAGCTTTTAGTTAAACTTTTCTCTTGCTCTAAAACAAGGCCTATATTGCTTACTAGAGAACAACCCAATTATTTCAGCTATATAGCAATAGTAGCCAACTAGACAATGCATTTGATTTAGTGTTTCCCtgtgtgaataaaataaattgataaatgagTACCACAAACTCGGTGCCTAAAACAAGAGAAACTTGTTGCATAGTTCTAAATGCCTATAAACTAAGATGTTGAGAGGTGCATGCGACTTCTGATCTTTCTATTGGAAACTCTATCTACCCTTTTCTCATTTCTGGTATCCCCAAGCATCACTCTCTATCTTCACATAATTTTGTCCATATGTGACTTCTTACAAAGACACGAGTCATATTATACTAAAGCCCCATGGTGTTAATGAGTTCATTCTAATGATGTACATCCACAAAAAATCTTATTTCCAAACAAGGTCGCATTATGGGATACTGCGGTTCTCATTTAAATATGTTATGGGGGAAAAGAATTCAATCCGAAAATCTCCCTTTGCCTTCTTCAGGCTTATTCtgcattttgtgtttttaatcaaggtTACTGTAAGAGAAATTCTTCCCATGAAGTGGTTTATGGCATCTGGTCCTCACAATCATCAGATAGCTAACCCAGGTCCATGAAAataatcccccccttttttttgaggaaactgaGACACAGATCAGGAGACTTGTCCATAGATACTCAGTCACATTCTAGCAACTCTGGTTGCAACTATGCCTCCAGTCTAGCACAACGCATCATGGGAGAATTCGACAACcttaattttccttattttctacTTTGCTCTGCTTTTGTTGACCCCAAATTCCCTAAGGAGAAATTTTTATGTAATGttaagagagaagaggaaagaaggtgaatctctttgtctttttttcttctttcttattcgtCTGTTTCATGAAAAAcataagttctattttttttggaaTCTCTCTTTAACTatggagtctctctctctctctctctctctctctctctctctctctctctctctctctctctctctctctctgtctctctgtctctctctgtctctctctctgtctctctctctcattttggtttttgggtcacacctggagttacttttggctctacactcagaaatagcccctggcaggcacaggggactatatggaacgccgaaattcaaaccaccgaccttctgcaaatgccttacctccatgctatctctccagcccccgagtctcattttataaaaagcaaattattttttgtctgttgAAGCCTTAACACAGGtagcttattttttaaaacagttcTTTTTCCCTACACAATAATAAAGATGTTCATAATTGCAATATAAAGCTTCACCTTTGAATTCATATGGGTCTAGCTTTATACTCCAGCTCTGCCACTTACAAATTACATAATAGTCAAACATTTAACCCAAGACTTCATTAAATCTCAATTTACTTAGGCTAATTACTAAAAGTTGTTATGAGATTAACTTTTTAGGCACAATGTCTGGCACAGTAATGCCTaataaatggaattttaaaatagtgtaggtgctttttaaaatgtctttgccccttaaaatgtctttaaagCTCTGATTAAACAAAGGAACAGCTAATTATGAGGTTGGTTGTTACATCCAGTGGGTgtggttttcaaaataaaaactaccaaGGCAACTAGGATGTTGATGTTGAAAGAGGTATTAAGTTACTGTGGTAAAATGGATGGGATTAGAGCTGAGAATCAAATTGAGAACCTTTATAGGATTAAAATGCTTTGTATAGGTTGAAGGATATAAGAATATTCAATACTTATTACAGCAATTTCTGGTGAGGTGCTAGGTAATGTCACCATGTGAAGTTTAGAAAGATGTAGGGGATAAAATGCTACgaaacaaaagttttaaaaagtttaatgaaCCAAAATCAAAAGTACACACTTGAGGTGTGAATAAATAGAAACACAAAATACCTTAATTCATACCTTTGGAGAAGTTCGTGTTTTATGGTCTTTAGATGTGTGATAGAATGTTGTTGTTcctcaaatttaaatatttccacAGTGGATGTCATGTGAGGATGATTCACAACATAAAGATACACAGTATGGTCTAAAGGGGGGGTAAGGATCATAAATTACAAGTTTGTTTCTTTTACTACTATTCTTAAACTCGACATAGAACTTAGTCACTTTAAAGGATTgttcttacttattttttatttgatcacCACACCTTATAGGCAAATCAAACAAATagcaatgttttcattttattgaagaaaagaaatttcagaagATAGATGTTAGCAATTTCACTATTACCAACCAACTAGTAGATCCAAGCACAGGCAATAAATTTCACTCTCACTGGCTTGCATACCCTTCCTACCAGGAAGATACAAATCTGCAGAGATATGTAAGTG
This genomic interval carries:
- the PON3 gene encoding serum paraoxonase/lactonase 3, which gives rise to MGKLVTLTLLGIGLALVGERLVSFSKRAHAFREVVSIEPQTCHLIEGLEYGSEDIEILPNGLAFISSGLKYPGLPSFAPEEPGHIFLINLNEKNPKAQALQISDGFDKASFNPHGISTFIDKDHTVYLYVVNHPHMTSTVEIFKFEEQQHSITHLKTIKHELLQSVNDIVVLKPEHFYATRDHYFTNFLSTIEMILDLRWTYVLYYSPREVKVVAKGFGSANGITVSLDKKYIYVADVLVHNLHVLKRNENGDLTQLKVIHLGTLVDNLTVDPDTGDILAGCHPNGLKLLHYNPEDPPGSEVLRIQNVLSEHPRISTVYSNNGSVLQGSTVASVYHKKLLIGTVFHKTLYCEL